The segment GTGTTCATTAGacacaaaacaggaaaatagagcccaggttgaaaaacaccaaatgTACCCTTTAAGCTGAGCTGTTCCAGAGGTGCAGGACTTATTATATCCAGTTGTAACATCACTGTTGCGTGGCTCAGTACAGTCCCACTGCAGCCCCCTGCAGTCCCAAGATCAGCGAGCATGAAGCTCGAAACTTCAACTGCTGACAGGGAAAAGAAGTGCGAAGAAAAGAACAAGAGGAAAGAGGTCAGATGCTCTGGAGAACGAGAGAGGAGAACGGAAAAGAAGACGGAGCGGAAACGAGGCGCAACTTGTtaacaaaatgtcaaagttgTACGCCGCGCGCTGAGGACTGTAAAGAACAGTATGAAGGAGACTCTACAGAGACACTTTAGGAGACtgatgacagacagaaagaggagaCATCTCTGCTGTGCGAGCACACCGAGCCCCATCACAATCAAGGAAACGTCTGACCGGACCATGCAGCAGGCAGACAGCACAGTCGGAGCAGTTTATCAACTAGAAGCTGCGTTCACTTCCCGTAGCAAGCAACAGTTTTTCAGCGAGGGGAACTCTAACAGTTTGACAAACCTATATTGAGTGACCATGGACATATTAATCTGCCCGTAAGATGCCCCATAAGATCAGTCCCTAGCTGTCTGTCCTGACTGGCTCGCGGCCTCGTCAATCACTCAGAAGCTCATGTGCAAACcacaaaatagaaaagaaaaaaaaaaacaatccaccCGCACTATTCCAACGTGACCAATTCAAAGTGAACATTAGTGTCTTTCTCCTTCATGTAGtcctgctcagtgtgtgtgtgtgtgtgtgtgtgtgtgtgtgtgtgtgtgtgtgtgtgtggtgacgCTCAGGAGCGTTTGAGCAGTGccagcctctgcagcagctgcagctgcctgGATTTCAGCTGCTTCCTCTCCTGAGCCTTCTGCCTCTCGCTGAcgtgcagctgctgcaggtacTCAGTGGCTCGCGTCAGGATCGCCACCTTCGGCGTCTTGGGGCAGTCCGCTAAGCCCGGGATCTCGTCCCGCAGCGAGAGGAAACGCGAGCGCAGGTCGTTCCTTCGCTTGCGCTCCAGGAAGTTGTGTGCCTTGCGTTTGTCTGTGTCCTCGCAGTCGGAGGACTGGGGGCTGGAGAGCTGGCAGAAGGAGTGAGGCTTCGAGGGGGAGCTGTGGGAATGGGAGgtcgaggaggaagaggaggaggggggagatgAAGGCGACGTGGAGGAGGTAGGAGAGCAGGCGCTGAGGTTAGGTGACTCTGACCTGGCCACGGTCACAGGACACTTCCTGCTGTCTAAGTTCAGAGGGGCGTGGCCAGGCCGCGGCTGCTGGTAATGAGAGTTCTGGTGCGGCTGGCTCGCCTGAGAGGACGCCTCCTGACGGACCCTCTTCCGAGGCGGCTCAGGTGGCGCAGGGAGCGTGTCCGGCGAGGGGGCAGCGTAGTTGTGCTGCTGTTGGTGGATGGAGATGTGGAAACGCTTCATGCCGGGGTCCAGGGGGTCCGCTCGCACCGTTATGGTCACCGGCTTGCGAGTGTTGACCAGTCGTCGAGGTTTGCGCTGCTGCTTGTGCTCCACCGTCACCACGTCAATCTCCTCTTCGTCCTCATCTTTGTCATCTTCGTCATCTGAAAGGGAACAGGAGAAGGTATCAAAATATGCGTGTGCTCATACAAAACACCTGCTGATGACGGCGGGTGGCGGCTGAGGTGGGAAAGATGAGTCACATGAGGAGACGCACTCACACCGGCCCCCTGACACCAAATTCCTCTGTTAATACCAACTTCACACATCCTCATAAAATCTACATGATCTCACACACTGCAGGATACACACTGTCACGGTGATGATTCACGCCGTTAGGTCAGCAACATCTCTTCACTCGTGAGGACAGGGTGAGGGCGAGAGGCAGAGACGGGTCAGGGgaacaaacaaatcaacacgTCCTGTTAGAATGAGCCGACTCAGATTCAACGCTGCGCACGTTTAAAACCACTTGCTgcagggatgcacgataacaTCGTCTTTAAAATGAACTCTCAGAGTCAGCCGACacgctttttcttaatttgcaaaataaataaatattccatACGTTAAAGAGTATTCTacttcatgtctccatctgctggtgggccgtcaggATAAAAGTATGAATGCAGGATATGATGTTAACTCACCACAGAAGACACTGTTATACAtctgcaaaaaatccaatatcttACATCCCTAATTTGCTGCTCTGTTTACCAGAGTGCAGGCAGGGTGTTAAACATGAGGAAAGGTCTCATCGACTTGATTCCACCAACCGACACACACATTTCAATACTCTTGTAAATTGAAACACACTCTTAAAGTAATTGCGCCTCTGTGGATCTGACTGCTCAGAAAGTGGTAATCTCTTTATGAACAACACAGTACAGACGTGAGGACAAAGAGCTATAGACAGAGAGGGTCTGCTCATTATTTACACCAGCATTTATATGACAAAAGATGACACCTCATAATACGCAGCGTGCAGAATTCCCTCAGGCAGCCCTAATGGCTCTTTATGGGAGCTGAAGCATACATGTATTTCCTCTATGGCCGCTCATTCTGCTCTCTGAGTGCACATTATCCCCTGAAATGGTGTGAAATAGTGCCTCACACTCAAAGAATTCTGCACACCCAGCCGACCTCCTAAATGGCTAATCCCGCTCTATTCACAGCCCGGGCTGGCTCGGACCAAATCCACCCACTGACACAATTGGCGCTGCAGCCTGTTGAGCGGAGGAATGCAGCAACAAGTTCCCTTTGTGACATTCCACACACCATTATGCACGGTCCAGGCTCAGCATCACATGGCAGCCTACATACCAGCCTCAATCATATGGGTTCACTGAGTGGAACAGCAGGTCTGGAGTCAGGGAGGATTCTGGGCCATGATCACTTAAACAGGGCTGATTTCCTTCAGCTACGTGTTACATAAAGTTCTGATTGAATTCAGATCGGAGCcggtggaggggggggggcacagAGAGGATGTTGTTATCGGGAGTGAGACTGGAGGAGCAGCGAGAGGGAGCAGCTGGTCTGCTGGAGCCAGGCCAGGCAGCACATGTCTCAATGGGCGTGTCGCTCTCTGGGCTTCAGCATGTGTTGCATGCACCAAGGTAACGCAATGCAGTCATCATGTGCCACGCTAGCCCTCGCTGCCAGATTATGACTAATCAAAGCTAAAAATTAACTCAATGATCAAGAGAAATGTGACGTGAGGTCAAAGAAAGTCCTGAGTCCCCCTCCAAAATACTCACTGGGGTAATGGGCAGGGAGAGAAACTACAGAGGGATGTCTTTGgaaaattaaaggaacactgtTGAAACACCATAAAGTGTGATTATATCCACTGCACTACTACTGAGCATCAGACACACACTGGGgcgggaatcaccagaggatcacTGATACgatatcacgatacttaagttgCAATATCATTGTGAGTTAAACTATGTTGCCATATGCTGAGtgttgcgataaaatatattgagatttattaccttttattAACTGTAAATTACGTCActgaaggaaaactttgtcaacatctgttttcggagcagcaaaatgtatctagtggactgaaaacacaactgattatattattcaaGTAAGCTAGCTAAAGTTTagtttgtaatattaataatttatataataaaaaaaaatcaataattgGCCATGTGTTACGTTACGATAtagccacacaaaaatatcgtgatactatgctgtatatGGAGAGAAACAAAATCAACTCAGtatagtattgtgatattttttgtttggAAATATCGTGACCTCACATCGTGCCAGGTATGGATTTTTTTATCATGTAGATCATATAGTTTTCCTCTGGCAACATAATTTACTGTTGAAATAAAAGGTAAtacatcacaatatattttatcacaatattcAGCACATGGCAACATATTCAAAATCGCAGtagtgacttaagtatcgtgataatatcgtatgtGAACAGCCAAACAGAAACAGCCATAAATTCACCTGACAAACCGGAGGTCAAAGAGGAGCTGCTGACCTCCACAGAGAGGCTCCATGTCTGTTACTGACCTGAGGAGTCGGTGTGAGACTCGGAACCAGACGACACTTGTTTCTTGCATCCGCCGGTTAACGGGAAAGTGAGCACGGCAGCAGGGTCCACACAGTCCGCCGCCAGGCCGCTGAGGGCCGACGCGTCGGCGGGGGCGCACTGCACCCTCCCCGGGGATGGAACCGCAGAGCCGGCTGCCACCTTGGCCGCGGCCCCCGTCCCGGGACAGGAGGCGCAGCGCTCCCCAACAACTCTCTCCAGCTGCTGTCCCGCAGAGAAGCCGCTCCACATGCAGTCCTGGATGATGATGGAGCTCAGGTTCCCGAAGGAGTCATTGGTGGTGGTCAGCTTGCAGGGCaggtcctgctgctgctgctgctgctgctgctgctcgtcCTCCTGCCCCAAGAACTGAGACACCCACTCCAGCTTGTCCCCCAGAGACGGGCACAGCAGCCCGACCTTGGCAGACCCCTCTACCGCCCGGATGGGGGACATGGGCGGGGTCGGCACCAGCTCGAATTTCTTCCATATGTCCTCACTGGGTGCGGTGGACTTGAAGAAATCCTCGTCCGGGTCGTGGTGGTCGTCGTAGAAATAATGTTGGTAGTGGTCGAGGTGGTCCATGTCCCAGTTTTCATAACGAGGCGCGGTGGAGCTGATGCCCGGCATGNTGCAGCTGATCACACTTGTTTCATTATATTGTTTACACCCTCATATTGCCCCGTCtctcagagagcagcagcacatgaactaagtgtgtgtgtgagaacatgGTGTGCCAATTAAGGCCACAGCAGAGTCCTCATCACTTCACTAAGGCGAAATAAACCTGGCGATGTTTTACGCACAAAGACGCAATAAGTTAAAGTGCGTGTAGCTGCTGAGAAGTTTCGCAACAGTGTTTGATTACATAACAGTGCTTTAGTAGTATGCTGTGACAGggaggggtggggtgggggggtgtaTGTGTGCTGAGTGATCAGCAGAAAATAGAGTGATTACATCTGATTGAAAGAGACTAATTGGATGGACAGGTACCCGTCCTGCTGCCAACGAGCCCGCTCAGACAGAGGCTGAGGCTCCTCCTCGGTTCAACTCCTTATCAAGCTCAAAGAATTCAGCTGCGACTCCAACAGCCGATCAGGTAATTAGGCAGCAGGCGCGCGCTCCGAAGCTGCAAAGCCAAAACTTGACGCGCTCCGTGTGTTGTCTGAAACCTGTGTTCACGCGCCCGTGTGTCGGAGGAAGTTGCTggggaataaaaaaagaagagtttACCTGGTGCTGAGAGTGAGAAACCTGCCCGCTCCTTCATAGATCCGCTGTGCGCAATGGAAGTGTCCAAAAAACGCAGCGATGATTCCTCCGTGTGTTCGGCCGCTGATGGAGCCGTGACGCGGATCCGCTCGGTGCTTTTCCCGGTTGTAAACAGACGTAGAGATAAATGAGTCGGTTTGGTCGCAGTGCCGCCGCGCGCAGGGCTGGACAGGCTTCAGCTGTGGTCACTTTCTTTGCCGTCTACTGCACTGTATGATCCGGGGGAAGGAGAGTTGGCTATTATGCATAAAAGGCGGGTCGTAGTAGGAGAGCCACGCCCgctgtttaaagggacagcaCACTCAAAAAAAGACGCATGATGCTCTGCAGGAGAGAACAGAGGGTTATGTGACACTGACTTCATGAGATAACACTCAACTGCCTCTGCAGCAAGAATGCAAACATCACaaaaggtctgtgtgtgtgtgtgtgtgtgtgtgtgtgtgtgtgtgtgcgtgcgcacatGCAGGAGCCCCTGAGTTTAATCATGCTGCATAAAAAAGGGATCTTCTACAACATGGAGAGATGagcatgtgtgtgactgtacatAGGGTGTGTGTTTTGTCCCAACATTCAGGGGGGACATGTGAAAGTGGGGGGCTGAGGGTCCATCACTCATGGGGCCAGCTGCACAAAGCACATTAAGTTTGCTCCTCAAGTATGAAACTTGAGGCTGACATGAAACACCTCGCCAATAACTGACTTAAAAGATCCCGTCACATCAAACCACAGAGCAAATATTAATTGTAAAGGAGCTGGAAAAGCACAGCTTCGGAAAGCTGAGTGCTCCAACCTGAGACAGTCACAACCATTAACTGACTTCTGGTAAAAAACTGAAAGTGTAAAATCAGTTGCTCATCATTCAGTGTGTCCATCAGGTTCTCCAGTCGTGGAACACTCTTCTCAGGATGTCTTAATTCTCCTCATTTATCTCCATGAGCTCAACCATGTTGCAGCTCAGATGGAATAAGAGGTaccttgtgtttttgtcctTACTTTGGTTACTAAGGTTCTTTGTGTTCACTAAGCAAaagaccaagataaggagaaaaaccTAAATCCTttagtaaacattttaaggaaacctcgAGGAGACGACTTGAGGATGAACGGCAGCGGACTGAGCAGCCACTGACATGAAAGATCACGTTGCATAAAACCACAGAGTAATCACTGATTGTAGAGAAGCTGGAGGAACACAGCTTTAGAAAGTTAAGTGATCCAAAACCAGACGGTCacccgcaggactccactcagcctggactggagaaggtttgtgggttgatggtgtttgacaggcaggtaggaagctcagttatctgtgagtgtagctgtgctgtaagtaaacagtctgaactcagatcagttttctctgacagagatgaaagtttagtttgaatcaccaactctgtgagaggacaccagtttaaacctccagactaacatgttgcacatgaagaaacaagttatgtttctgcttcttaacagtcacatggataagtcagagtttacaatgaacctggggacaaatcctagttggctcacattagttatttgttgagagcataaatagagagatgttgagcttttcagatgatgatcagtaagtgtgtgctcgtaaatcagcccttaaacctgtcacacactgctggagacatgacacacacattattttatacaacctgtcaccttgagtCTGATTTATGATCCATCAATCAGCCTCACTGGATCAGTTTAAACACATAGAAAACACTGTGACTAAATGTCTTGAGCTTTTGTCaaataaaactatgaaggataaagaTTTTGGCTCAAACTAGAAGAGTTTTTGTCTCATGACTAAATCTAAAAAACCTGCCACAATTGTCAGTGTATCAAGTTATGGTGCAAAAGTCTCAGATATTGTCCAAAAAAGTCCTTCTGTCACTGAGGGAcagtcacagtgatgtcatgtgGACATATGGCTGCAGTGTCTGATGTCGCACCTCACAGTCTCTGTAATCAATATCAACCTTATAATGTGgagcctctcctctctgtcatgAGTGTGTCACTTcaacagctgcacacacaccaactgctgactcttgtttttcctgCCATCTGNACACACACCAACTGctgactcttgtttttcctgccatctgtttttttttttttggagccatgAAACTATGCCGCAATAAACTTTGGCGCACTCGCTCTTGAGGACGGTGATTGAGAAACATCCGTGCTATAACTGCTCCTCTGAAGTTCCCCCTCCAGCTCGGCGGTGAAGCAGACAGCGTGAAATCTTTGTCTGTCCACCGCGCCCTGTGTGCTGTCACtcatcctctcttcttctctcctcagtTTCACTCCTGCCTGCTCCTCCCCCAGCCCCCCTCTTGTGCTTTTATCCTCAGTCACCTCTGATCAAAAAGATCTTGACCCTACATGAAACGCGGAGACTTTAGAGGGTTATATCCTCTGTTTCCCAGGAGAGAGcccacaaagacacactgaaggAACACAAGAAGCAATCTGTCAATTTCCCCATCTGCAtcactttccctctctctgctcaTCTCGCTCCTgatccctccttctctctgcacttttatctccctcctctctgtcttctgcCTTGTTACATACTTTGAAATACTTAATCTGCCTCCCCGCTTTGAATTAATCATCAAAAGTGAATGGGTGCACGGACGGGCTCCttcaaatgaaaagaaaagaaatgtctttttagATCAAATAAGTAGATTAAACGTCTCGCCTCATCAGGAGCCGCTGCCCTTTAAATCATTtatatatacaaaaaatatgcaCTTCCCTATTTAAGGCAACATTTCATTgatatgttaatgttaataTGATTCTGGAGAATGTTCCCTACATGGATGTGCTGCGGTGGGGCTCAGAGGGAAGAGCTGGTTTACAGTCATTCCCCGATGGATTAGTGAACCTTGTTTGCATGAAAATAGGAGGAGTAACTTGTGATGTGCTCAGCCTCTCATCTGTCCTCTATAAACCCCCTCACATACAGCACAGACATGACACAGACATGACACAGACAGATTCATAGGATGAGTAAAACATCATCACTAgcccctttttaaacaggagctgtgcaaatttgcaggaaagcccaatcagtcttttttcagcattggcagtataaaaacaaaatcggggagtgcagcaaaatgccgcctacctacttttgtttatacagaatgtgcctttttcggggcaatggggggcgtgagcaagtaacaaaacgtgtagctcagcgtgtgacgtaaacagtgacgtgggagggaagccgcggctggtcagtccttcggcgattctctcgtaagtcggcccgttcttcaccgtccccgtcatctgacggttaatggcctcttcgtttgcgaggacaaggagggcgcgcaattccttgtctccccagttgctcatctttacagtgtctgtcaggtttgtgtttccctcttgctactagctgctcgctaattcctgctatcagctgtttcctgtttatccaccgccagtggctcgcacgtgcggcgtcatcaacagcccctcccacaagtcatcaacagcccctcctgttgcagaaggccgcctcggtctgtttaaactaaaagggttccaccaatatgtctaccctacgaggcggaaaattggacacctcggatcaactcaccaatccggctctgtgtgtctaaacgctcacagcttgccggcaaaacggcccaacattcgccaaaaatctggcagtgtaaaaggagctactCACGAGGTACCAGTTAATATCTGCTCCCAGAACAGAGACGCTGACGCTCCTCGCTGTGCATTTAAATATACAACATTCACTTCAGGTAAAGGTGTGCTGAGGTTAACGTCAGAGGTgaggacttgagtcacatgacctgGACTCGAGTCAAAAAAaattgatgactttagacttgacaaactcaaaaagacttgcaactagACTTGGACTGgaacaccaatgactcatgacttcacttgaAATCTTCCCCCAAAACCTAAAAACACCACAGGTGTGGACTTGAGTTACATGACTTAGGCTCGAGTCAGATttaagtcacaaatttgatgactttagactcgacttgacaaaatcaaaaaagacttgcaactagACTTGGACTCGTACACCAATGACTCATGGCTTCACTTGAAACCTTTCCCCAAGTCCAAGATTAAAAattatgtaatttaaaaactaaCCCCACAGgcgtggactcgagtcacattaCTTGGCCTTGAGTCACAATTTGATTGctttagactcaacttgacaaacTCCAAAAAGACGAGCCACTTGTCTtagactttaacaccaatgactcttGATGTCACTTGGACtggagccttttgacttgaagaTACCCAACACCTTCCCTGAAgtccaaagattaaaaaatgatgttatttaaaaacaaacgcCACAGGTGTGGACTCGAGTTACACGACTTGGGCTcgagtcagacttgagtcataaatttgatgacttcagactcaacttgacaaaatcaaaaagacatgcaacttgacttgggacttaaaCACCAATGACACGTGACTTCACTTGTACTGGAGCTGTTTGACTTGAAAACCTTCCCCcagagcccggtctcactccgaagtcgtcgaaatccggcacctggtcagtgacttgtggcgtcagacaccaatggAAAAGGAGTCCTTTAACTCAAGTTGAAAGcgaatttcccaaaatgtccaactattcctttaaagtcagCAGCTCTGATAAAACTTCACTTCATCAtctagtttatttattttttatttatttgtttctttttaaaaatgggacagaacatattaatgaacattAACAATGTAAATATGTAAGAGACTGTAGCCAAGCAGCTAATTTCCATCCCTTGTCCCATTGGCAGTTAGCTGTTTCACTCTCATATTTCATCTGCAGACATCTTAGAGAATTAATAACTCACAGGTTCAGCAGCTCCGTGAAAAGTTAGTTTGAAGTCGAGGACGCTCGCACACAACCGCCTctgtttccctcctctctccctgcagCCTTTTTATTACACACTGTGTACAGAGTTGTGTTTCATTGTAGTGTAGTGTGGTGGCTTCTAATCATTACATCAGATTAGATTAAATGAAGCTGTAATGATCCCCACGGGGCCACCGCCACCGCCACCGCAGCAAAGTGCAGTTTCTGACAAATGACTTTATCATAGAGACGATAAACATAATCACACTTAATATgtgaagaaagagaaaagtggtgcagcagagagagatgaaCAATGAAATACAGGTTTATTTaataaacctgtgtgtgtgtgtgtgtgtgtgtgcactgatcAGATTTACATATGGATTGAAACAGATGTTCAAAAATGATTGAACATACAAACATGTAATGAAATATAAAGTCTTTCACGTCACTTAATCTACAAATTAAAACTCTTCTGACAGAAATATGAATGTCTACCTGACAGGTAAATGACTCTGTGTGAGTAAAGCAATAATTTGTGGCGCTGAAGaagtgaaggagggaggagCTGCTGATGGTGATGGCTGGGAACATACCTGGAGATAAGACTCGTCCCTCTTCCTGCACGGGTCACCCTTCACGTCACTCCCCCCGCCCCCGCTCCGCCCGACTCTGACCTTCCAGACTGATCAATGGACACCTAGTCTGGGACCCGTCAGCGTGTCTGTGGAGTCTGCGCCGCCACAGGTTCACTTCATGTAGGCTAATCAGGAAAGTAACAGCTGCTACCCACTGGACGCTGCTGACctcctgctgacacacacacacacacacacacacacacacacacacaccccctccGCCTCGATCCCCAGCTCAttgttttaaagggtcagtttgcccaaaatacagaaaacaaatttaCTCCCTCTTTCCCTTCCTGTGGTTTCCATAGCAACGGaggtattttcagttttatttgtcCGAGTTTTAATAATGATGCATTTGATTTATAAGCGCCTTTCAAGGCAGCCAAGGACACTTTACAAAACCAGATGAGACAGTGAGGACATTAACAAACAAGCAGAACaaagagcaacaacaacagtgatgaaagcagaaacagataAAAGAACATGTTCAGGAAACATTATGAGACATCAGGAGAGGCTGCTGTGTGAAGATCAGGTTTCAGTTGTGGCTTAAATGAAGAAAGTGACATAAGGACGCATTCActctggcgctatttggtccactttaaacgaaccctggtccgcatccacggatagttcggttcatttggagtggtgcgaacgctcattcgaactctgacCAAACGAGCGatccctggtccgcttgaaaactgggggtctcggtacTTGCAAGCTatcc is part of the Epinephelus moara isolate mb chromosome 22, YSFRI_EMoa_1.0, whole genome shotgun sequence genome and harbors:
- the myclb gene encoding protein L-Myc-1b, coding for MPGISSTAPRYENWDMDHLDHYQHYFYDDHHDPDEDFFKSTAPSEDIWKKFELVPTPPMSPIRAVEGSAKVGLLCPSLGDKLEWVSQFLGQEDEQQQQQQQQQDLPCKLTTTNDSFGNLSSIIIQDCMWSGFSAGQQLERVVGERCASCPGTGAAAKVAAGSAVPSPGRVQCAPADASALSGLAADCVDPAAVLTFPLTGGCKKQVSSGSESHTDSSDDEDDKDEDEEEIDVVTVEHKQQRKPRRLVNTRKPVTITVRADPLDPGMKRFHISIHQQQHNYAAPSPDTLPAPPEPPRKRVRQEASSQASQPHQNSHYQQPRPGHAPLNLDSRKCPVTVARSESPNLSACSPTSSTSPSSPPSSSSSSTSHSHSSPSKPHSFCQLSSPQSSDCEDTDKRKAHNFLERKRRNDLRSRFLSLRDEIPGLADCPKTPKVAILTRATEYLQQLHVSERQKAQERKQLKSRQLQLLQRLALLKRS